CGCGTCGGATTCAGTCGCTTCGTCACCGCAGGGTACTACGGCCTCGGCAACGCCGCACCCGCGGTGTCGCGAGCCGACGCCTTCGACCCGACGCTCCAGCCGCGCGAATACAACGAGGCCCTGCGCTACCACCAGTTCGACCGCGTCTTCCCGCGAGCGCTGGCCAACGTCCGTGTCACCCTGCGCAAGGAGTTGCAGCTCTTCTTCGCCGGCACCGCGGCCTTCAACGACCTGCGCCTCTACCCGGGGAGCAAGCTGGCCGAGGACGTGGCGAGCGGCCCTCCGGCGGTGCGCGGAATGCTCTTCGGCGCGTCGCGCCACCTGACCCTGCAGGGCGACGCGGGCGTGCTCTGGGACAGCCGCGACCACGACATGGTGCCGAGGTCCGGCGTCCTGCACGAGGCGTCGCTGCGGGCCGGGACCTTCGAGGAGGGGCGGGTCTACGGCGGCTTCAACGTGACCTTGCGCTTCTTCCACGCCTTCTTCCGCGACTACCTGACCCTCGCCGCGCGCGCGGTCTTCGACCTGCTCTTCGGCCAGGTCCCCGTCTACGAGCTGGCCCGCTACGGGGGGCTCTTTCCCGACTATGGGCCGGGAGGAAGCACCTCCGTGCGAGGCGTCCCGGGGCAGCGTTACCACGGCAAGCTCAAGCTCGTCGGAAACCTGGAGCTGCGCAGCAAGTGGCTGCCCTTCACGGTCCTCAAGCAGCGCTTCAACGTGGGGACCGTGGTCTTCGCCGACGCGGGCCGCGTCTGGGCCGACTACACCGAGCGGCCGGAGCTCGACGGTAAAGGCCTCGGCTTGAAGGTGGGCGCGGGCGGCGGGGTCCGCCTGCAGTGGGGCGAGGCCTTCATGATCCGCACCGACGTGGCCTGGTCTCCGGACGCCTCGCCGATCGGCTTCTACGTCGACATCTTCCATATCTTCTAGTCGGCGGAGCCGCGGGGCGCGCGCCGCGCGACAGTGACGACTTCGCCCGTGTCGGGCGAACCCTCGTCGAGTATCATGGCTTCATGCGTTGCCTCGGCTGCGACCTCTCGTGCGACAGGCGCCTCGCGTGCACGTGACGGCGGGAGAGCTCGTCGCCGGCCGCTACCTTCGCCGCGCCCTCCTCGGAAAAGGGGGGAGCGGCGAGGTCTGGCGCTGCCGGGATCTGGTCCTCGAGCGCGAGGTCGCGCTCAAGCGCATCGACCGCACCGGCCCCGGCGCGAGCACCGAGGCCGACCAGCTCTTCTACAAGGAGGCGGCAGCGCTCGCCTCGCTCGAGCACGACAACCTCGTGCGCGCGCACGATGTGGGGCTTCTGCCCGACGGGTCGCGCTACCTCGTGCTGGAGTACGTGGAGGGGATCTCGCTCGGGGCCGTGGGACGCCGCCAGGGGGTTCTGCCGTGGGACCTGCTCGGCGCGGTGGCCTGCCAGATCCTCGCCGGCCTGGCCCACATGCACGCCCGCGGCATCCTGCACCGCGACCTCAAGCCCGACAACGTGCTGCTGAGCGAAGCGCCCGGAGGGGGCCTGCGCGTCTCGGTGGTGGACTTCGGCCTCGCCACCCTGCAGGACCCGTCGCTCAACGACTTCCGCATGGACGAGCTCGCCGAGGTGCCGGAGGGAGCGGGCGTCTTCCTCACGCCCCCCTACGCGGCGCCGGAGCAGATCCAGCGGCACCCGCAGCTCCTCGGACCGGCGACGGACCTGCACGCGCTGGGCGTGATGCTGCACGAGTACTGCTGCGGCGAGCTCCCCTACCGCGGCGCCACGCTCGAGGACCAGCTCCGGCTGGTGCTGCTCGCCGCGCCGGACCCCTTCCACCCGACCAACGGCGCGCCGGAGCGGGTCGGGGAGATCGTCGCGCGGCTGCTGGCCAAGCAGCCCTGGCGTCGTTACGAGTTCGCGGCCGAGGTGCGGCGCGCCTTCGACGGGCTGTGGGACCCTGCCTCCGCGGCGACTGCCTGGCACGAGCTCCGCGCGAGCTGGCCCGAGGGCGAGGTCCGACGCGGCACGGGGCCCGTGGCGCCGGTCGAGAGCACCGACGGAAGCGACACCACCCTTGAGCTCGCCGCGTCGAGCGCCGCGTCGACGAACAAGGGCCCGCGCGCCGCCGAGCCGGCTACCGAGCTGGGCCTCGCACCCCCGGCGCTCCTGCCGCTGCAGGTCCCACCGCTGCGTGGCCGCAAGCGCGAGCAGGAGGAGCTCTGGGCCGAGGTGTGCCGCGTGCTCGCCGGAGAGCGGCGCATGATCCTGCTCTACGGCGAGGCGGGGGTGGGCAAGAGCCGCCTGGCCCACTGGCTCGCCGAGCAGGTTCACGAGCGGGGCTGCATGGTCACCCTGCGCGCGTCGTTCGGTCGCACGCGCGGCACGATGCAGGGGGTGACGGGCGCGCTCGAACGCTATCTCGGCCTCGGCCCGATGGGAGGCCCGGCGATCGAGCAGATGCTCGGCCGAAGGTGGGGCACGGACCCGGCGAGTCGCGAGCTCGCGGGGGACCTGGCCGCGCTCCTTCGCCCGCTCCCGGCCGGCGCCGCCGCGAAGACCAGCCCGCGTCCGCAGCTCGATCGCCCCGAGGCGCGGGTCCAGGTGCTGCTGCAGGCCATCTCGCGCCTCGTCGAGGGACGCCCGCTCCTCTTCTGGTTCGACGACCTCGGCCGCGCGAGCCCCGAGGAGCAGACGCTCGTCGAGGAGCTCCTCAGGCGTCCCGAACCCGTGCTCGTGGTCGCCACCGTGCGGCACGCCGGCCTCCTCGAGGCGCGGCCCCCTGCCCCGCTCGAGTCCTTCGGCCACCGCCCCGACGCGCACTGCGTCCCCGTCGAGCCGCTCGACCCGTCCGGCCTGCACCACCTGCTCGAGGGCGTGATGCCGCTCGAGGCGGGCGTCGGTCGCGCGCTGCACCTCGCGAGCCGCGGCAACCCGCTCTTCGCGCTGCAGCAGCTCCGCACCTGGAGCGAGGGGCACCAGCTCGGCTGGGACGCCGCCCATCACTGCTATCGCGTGGACGAGCAGGTCCTCGCCCGCCCGGCCGCGAGCGCGCGCTCGCTCTGGGCCTCTCGCATCGCCGCGCTCCCCGAGGAGGCGCAGCTCGGGGCGCTCGCCGCCACCACGCTCGGCTCGACCTTCGCGCGGGACCTCTTCTACGCGCTCCTCTCCGCGCTCGCCCTCGACGCCGACCGCGTGGTGCTGACGCTCGTGCAGCACCAGCTCCTCGTGCCGGACCGCGAGACGCTCGGCTTCTACCACGACCTGCTCGAGGAGCATCTCGTGGACGAGCTGCGCGGGCGCGCCGACGCGCGACGCATCTACCTCGCCGCGGCCGAAGCGCTCGGAGCGCATCCCCTCGGCCGCACGAACGCGCTCGTGCGGCTGGCGGTGCAGAATCTCCTCGCGGCGGAAGAGCCGCGGCGCGCGGCCGAGACGCTGATGGCCTTCCTCCCCGAGGAGTGGCGCACGCGTCGCGACCCGCTGCAGGTGATGGAGAGCCTACGCCTCCTCGAGGGTCAGCTCGACCCGGAGTTCGAGGCCGACTGGTGGCGCTGGAAGGCCGAGGCCGAGATCATCCGTTCCCGCGACACCGAGG
Above is a window of Deltaproteobacteria bacterium DNA encoding:
- a CDS encoding BamA/TamA family outer membrane protein; the encoded protein is MLLAGLLAGPLAAPAHAAKPDQLKPNRYEVGAVPALGGDTDVGFGFGAVLSLARFQAGYYPFRWRLELQGYLTVKERPEGGVEWPFHDHYLKLDLPGLLSPRLRWTLRVGFSRFVTAGYYGLGNAAPAVSRADAFDPTLQPREYNEALRYHQFDRVFPRALANVRVTLRKELQLFFAGTAAFNDLRLYPGSKLAEDVASGPPAVRGMLFGASRHLTLQGDAGVLWDSRDHDMVPRSGVLHEASLRAGTFEEGRVYGGFNVTLRFFHAFFRDYLTLAARAVFDLLFGQVPVYELARYGGLFPDYGPGGSTSVRGVPGQRYHGKLKLVGNLELRSKWLPFTVLKQRFNVGTVVFADAGRVWADYTERPELDGKGLGLKVGAGGGVRLQWGEAFMIRTDVAWSPDASPIGFYVDIFHIF
- a CDS encoding protein kinase — its product is MHVTAGELVAGRYLRRALLGKGGSGEVWRCRDLVLEREVALKRIDRTGPGASTEADQLFYKEAAALASLEHDNLVRAHDVGLLPDGSRYLVLEYVEGISLGAVGRRQGVLPWDLLGAVACQILAGLAHMHARGILHRDLKPDNVLLSEAPGGGLRVSVVDFGLATLQDPSLNDFRMDELAEVPEGAGVFLTPPYAAPEQIQRHPQLLGPATDLHALGVMLHEYCCGELPYRGATLEDQLRLVLLAAPDPFHPTNGAPERVGEIVARLLAKQPWRRYEFAAEVRRAFDGLWDPASAATAWHELRASWPEGEVRRGTGPVAPVESTDGSDTTLELAASSAASTNKGPRAAEPATELGLAPPALLPLQVPPLRGRKREQEELWAEVCRVLAGERRMILLYGEAGVGKSRLAHWLAEQVHERGCMVTLRASFGRTRGTMQGVTGALERYLGLGPMGGPAIEQMLGRRWGTDPASRELAGDLAALLRPLPAGAAAKTSPRPQLDRPEARVQVLLQAISRLVEGRPLLFWFDDLGRASPEEQTLVEELLRRPEPVLVVATVRHAGLLEARPPAPLESFGHRPDAHCVPVEPLDPSGLHHLLEGVMPLEAGVGRALHLASRGNPLFALQQLRTWSEGHQLGWDAAHHCYRVDEQVLARPAASARSLWASRIAALPEEAQLGALAATTLGSTFARDLFYALLSALALDADRVVLTLVQHQLLVPDRETLGFYHDLLEEHLVDELRGRADARRIYLAAAEALGAHPLGRTNALVRLAVQNLLAAEEPRRAAETLMAFLPEEWRTRRDPLQVMESLRLLEGQLDPEFEADWWRWKAEAEIIRSRDTEAEVAARAALAAYERRGDQPGAATALRLLGEVANARCDYVEAERAIGQALEACRALEDYEGQIRALLCLTRVYYSQSRLAEAESVTQEALAIVDGMGGLVLPEPWLFMGFIKMAEARYADARVWQERAIEAFRAQGEEFGEGESLFLRGWVALQQEDLAEADRCHPEALRHFRRVDEWWWMNVCLLLEGWVHCHRGAAEPALALGEQVHRSFVEGNLAHETGQALLLIAGAHQIAGREREAETALDALAALERPEPMVMQPYHLLRADHARRTGRSHDAERAVEAALESHRALGLTSFAVPWALRRAVTHLWPEELATELRSWLASLKA